Proteins found in one Silene latifolia isolate original U9 population unplaced genomic scaffold, ASM4854445v1 scaffold_20.1, whole genome shotgun sequence genomic segment:
- the LOC141638458 gene encoding uncharacterized protein LOC141638458, which produces MPETKASSFHPALAVSNIKNHVTVVLGMDNDQYPLWVSLYTNHAKSNRVLHHIVKPKSGGSKAPVTDDEKEMWDVLDATILQWIYATVSGDLLETIVEEDSTAMASWQRIRDIFNFSTINIPGQLLSNKSSPTPL; this is translated from the coding sequence ATGCCTGAAACAAAAGCTTCCTCTTTTCACCCGGCACTTGCCGTATCTAATATCAAGAATCACGTTACCGTCGTTCTCGGGATGGATAACGACCAATATCCTTTGTGGGTCTCACTCTATACGAATCATGCTAAATCGAATCGAGTGTTGCATCACATCGTCAAACCTAAATCTGGTGGATCAAAGGCGCCAGTCACAGATGACGAAAAGGAGATGTGGGACGTTCTTGATGCAACGATCCTTCAATGGATCTATGCTACGGTTTCCGGTGACCTCCTCGAGACAATTGTTGAAGAAGATTCCACTGCCATGGCTTCTTGGCAGCGAATTCGAGATATCTTTAATTTCTCGACAATCAACATTCCTGGGCAGTTACTCTCGAACAAGAGTTCTCCCACACCGCTATGA
- the LOC141638254 gene encoding transcription factor bHLH18-like, with protein MDMSSGEWLTDLGNEDAANIIRHCQMMLNSNANLDEFDNLLLSQQQQPTDLFFNNESNDIALITSLETNKPLKHGVVKEMKSENDINWSSYTSSNNSCERIISFGSSEIDSKKSIKGEDDLGNFESGITSNNALIKSTHNNNIHIHNKWNNNGKVGSTSLCSQEHVLAERRRREKMTERFVALSALIPGLKKMDKASILGDAAKYVKQLEEQIRKQEEQVAKRRVESVVLVKKSHGEVDCTSSSSDETLTPGLVDIEARISNKNVLIRVHSQKKDGLLEFVLKEIGNLHMTILNCTTMPFGRYAVDITLIAEIIDDNNLSMTSNEIVKHLGLALQQFTSLGK; from the exons ATGGACATGTCTTCCGGAGAATGGTTAACTGACTTG ggaaatgaagatgcagctaataTAATCCGCCATTGTCAAATGATGCTCAACTCTAATGCAAACTTGGATGAATTTGACAACTTATTAttatcacaacaacaacaacccacAGATTTGTTCTTCAATAATGAATCTAATGATATCGCACTAATCACATCATTAGAAACTAATAAACCTCTAAAACACGGTGTTGTTAAGGAGATGAAGAGCGAAAACGATATTAATTGGAGTTCTTACACTTCATCTAACAATTCTTGTGAAAGAATCATATCATTTGGGAGTTCGGAGATTGATAGTAAGAAGAGTATAAAGGGTGAGGATGATTTGGGTAATTTTGAAAGTGGTATTACAAGCAATAATGCCCTAATTAAGAGTActcataataataatattcatattcataataAGTGGAACAACAATGGTAAAGTTGGATCAACTTCCTTGTGTTCTCAAGAACATGTCCTTGCGGAGAGGAGGAGACGAGAGAAGATGACGGAGAGATTTGTCgctctttctgccctaattcccgGATTGAAGAAG ATGGACAAGGCATCAATACTTGGGGATGCAGCCAAATATGTAAAACAACTAGAAGAACAAATAAGAAAACAAGAGGAACAAGTAGCAAAAAGAAGAGTTGAGTCAGTTGTATTGGTTAAGAAAAGTCATGGAGAAGTTGACTGTACATCTTCATCTTCAGATGAAACTCTAACTCCTGGACTAGTTGACATTGAAGCAAGAATTTCTAACAAAAATGTGTTAATTAGAGTCCACTCCCAAAAAAAGGATGGGCTTCTTGAATTTGTTCTTAAAGAGATTGGTAATCTTCACATGACTATATTAAATTGCACCACTATGCCCTTTGGAAGATATGCTGTCGACATTACTTTGATTGCTGAG aTAATTGATGATAATAACCTAAGCATGACGTCGAATGAGATAGTGAAGCATTTAGGGTTGGCTCTTCAACAATTCACATCTCTGGGAAAATAA